A window of the Plasmodium vinckei vinckei genome assembly, chromosome: PVVCY_08 genome harbors these coding sequences:
- a CDS encoding tetratricopeptide repeat protein, putative, with the protein MIYINCEHEIVSIKDDEINDENYGIIKNVLKNYNANVNSWIEICAAFYKKNNYKLFLDLIKEGDNFFSNNKEGDTKFNILLLLYNSEKIINVKNLNKENELKIKLENLINHVEKNKKINNTQEQDDNIGEEKSEYNEKGKDDYLSHYLTKGIYNFNIYLYLINKYDNKFLKKCALSSSIQINPNDTQNNKSSFLTDKLTNEYINPLNYLIDSINIFKYLIQKNNYDFISSIYLSFALCLIYKLDQCIEFSSHVLLKIINFEIFLNKKFEEYKKKSNNFGDPHSQDENENNLTPEKEQKGWFSKLVGNKNTPSPSPNKKNQDIRDTKECLQKCIKLKNLLNLLKIFKSIIKCIIGICYMKKKNFSMASYCFTTSLQLYSFWPSYLLNSWLLLTNYINKVVQNNSFINIKDKLNFLSNYYVTQNNPYNDYVDYLKKLNKKKILKNGCLYFENYVQCQKINENKCRIFFDNTQIDYQKGNINSKVDENDVILSQVVTVSGNEKEEKCVQTKFNKWREYTLANTVNNLSSVHVKDIINLTLFYYLNYMKGTIIFYSKIDNNIWDCEENYDINKNDIYEYDEIIDPIDNTNKECLKNKFAHIFLNNNMISMYLDLCEFWLAQGNKKAIILLKIIKEKINFNYVNKKQLSKYYLLIGIYFHIIKNMKRALKYYRKSFIINKNYLNLYYYTLSYIYLKKYNKAKKYILYAYSKYKNVYFIKLYAYFYIHTANIYLNYNVIINKQNDATLRDNNPVLKKGGSTLDEVYQHKPFVENSHICNKFIKSDMNNENIKVTVNMLDNILNILNKYDNLFIKDIDITLMKAKIYELLLTKYNDENIKAYFNLLNDIPDIKNFFFKKNKTYKISYELINNYIVALFYCDYKEKSLQLMELLKKEIFFKIKKFYTYYVYVFCKDDLNSPTTENTQKRGTKIDKYWNKIVENEKLRHNSGHNINKNRKISSEGPKKNKKNDSISKGSNMTNGIVTSLEKKRIVKENKIKLKYIKEMLKCERVFKVRENLLSNMGFINRTSQSDTRINNSGKINVYEKQSKKERCRNIINYLKKIYITINFNTSVLLEYNGYSYISTSIYKIFTKIYINYESAYIRLANIYIRNKNYAKAKDVIAKGLKYNNNSVQLNLLKVYLHIKRKHYDYSIYSLDKLKKSKQNKNNDFIKNENEKDDNLQNENSSADTLINTYLAIIKFYKIKDCKSKSEKTFLLNEIYNLINILTENNKNNFYIANLISVLLSINNNYEVSCESFQCLIDSYNKLSYFYISSLKNLVLHMFNHIIRNNNIINNKLFVNKLNLFFNLTIKNGVSDKKFYLCYSNFLHILDRYEESINLLYEAYQKWPYDISLLNTLIICIDSCVSKYLSSDYVDLKNILFMKDLIYFSFYIIYTLLHFKHFAMHSTLISSDNKFNYYKEDDYIIEIKKKDLENIASRKYLIMAYKKFDEKINPYIESSLPSMLKQKKMLHLRKINIHKKIYEEKKRKQMSFMNKTKRQESLHEELLKDVNDLSYHLSGQVEINKDDEENKLANIEFSNNEPNMEKNLMKNAANGKKYYDDDAEAEGSSSDSSDLFEEKKPKKRKIDTDK; encoded by the exons atgatatacataaattgtGAACATGAAATAGTTAGCATAAAAGAcgatgaaataaatgatgaaaattatgggataattaaaaatgtattaaaaaattataatgcaAATGTAAATAGTTGGATAGAGATATGTGCCgctttttacaaaaaaaacaattacaaattattcttggatttaataaaagaaggtgataatttttttagtaataataaagaaggggatacaaaatttaatatattgttattgttatataactctgaaaaaataataaatgttaaaaatttgaataaagaaaatgagttaaaaattaaattagagaatttaataaatcatgttgaaaaaaataaaaaaataaataataccCAAGAACAAGATGATAATATAGGGGAAGAAAAGTCtgaatataatgaaaaggGAAAAGATGATTATTTGTCTCATTACTTAACTAAAGggatatacaattttaatatatatttatatttaataaataaatatgataataaatttcttaaaaaatgtgCCCTTTCATCTtctatacaaataaatccTAATGatacacaaaataataaaagcaGTTTTTTAACAGATAAATTAactaatgaatatattaatccattaaattatttaattgatagtataaacatatttaaatatttaatacaaaaaaataattatgattttatttcatcaatttatttatcttttgcgctttgtttaatatataagcTAGATCAGTGTATAGAATTTTCTTCTcatgttttattaaaaattattaactttgaaatatttttaaataaaaaatttgaagaatataaaaaaaaatctaaCAATTTTGGAGACCCACATAGTCAAGATGAAAacgaaaataatttaactCCAGAGAAAGAACAAAAAGGATGGTTTTCAAAGCTTgttggaaataaaaatacaccTAGTCCCTctccaaataaaaaaaatcaagaCATTAGAGATACAAAGGAATGCTTACaaaaatgcataaaattaaaaaatttattaaacttattaaaaatatttaaatcaataataaaatgtataattgGAATTTgctatatgaaaaaaaaaaatttcagTATGGCCTCTTACTGTTTTACAACGTCATTACAACTTTACAGTTTTTGGCCatcttatttattaaactcatggttattattaacaaattatataaataaagttgtacaaaataatagttttattaatataaaagacaagttaaattttttatcaaattattatgttaCACAGAATAATCCTTATAATGATTATGTAgactatttaaaaaaattaaataaaaaaaaaatattaaaaaatggctgtttatattttgaaaattatgtacaatgtcagaaaataaatgaaaacaaatgtagaatattttttgataatacaCAAATTGATTATCAAAAAGggaatataaatagtaaggttgatgaaaatgatgttATTTTATCTCAAGTTGTTACTGTTAGtggaaatgaaaaagaggAAAAGTGTGTGCAAACAAAATTCAACAAATGGAGAGAATATACACTAGCTAATACTGTCAACAATTTAAGTAGTGTACATGtaaaagatataataaatttaacattattttattatttaaattatatgaaaggaacaattatattttattcaaaaattgataataatatatgggATTGTgaagaaaattatgatattaataaaaatgatatttatgaatatgatgaaataataGATCCAATtgataatacaaataaagaatgtttaaaaaataaatttgcacacatatttttaaataataatatgatttCAATGTATTTAGATTTATGTGAATTTTGGCTAGCtcaaggaaataaaaaagctattattttattaaaaataataaaagaaaaaataaattttaactatgttaataaaaaacaattaagtaagtattatttacttattggcatatattttcatataataaaaaatatgaaaagagcactaaaatattatcgtaaaagttttattattaataagaattatttaaatctatattattatactctttcgtatatatatttaaaaaaatataataaagcaaaaaaatatatattatatgcttatagtaaatacaaaaatgtatattttataaaattatatgcatatttttatatacacacagctaatatttatttaaattataatgttattattaataaacaaaatgatgCAACTTTAAGAGATAATAATCCTGTGCTGAAAAAAGGTGGAAGTACCTTGGACGAAGTATATCAGCATAAGCCTTTTGTAGAAAATTCACAcatatgtaataaatttataaaaagtgaCATGAACAATGAAAACATTAAAGTAACAGTAAACATGTTAGACAACATATTGAACATcctaaataaatatgacaacttatttattaaagatATAGACATAACTTTAATGAAAGCCAAAATTTATGAActattattaacaaaatataatgatgaaaatataaaagcttattttaatttgttaaaTGATATTCcagatattaaaaatttctttttcaaaaaaaataaaacatataaaatatcttatgaattaattaataattatattgttgcattattttattgtgattataaagaaaaaagttTACAGTTGATGGAATTactaaaaaaggaaattttttttaaaataaaaaagttttatacatattatgtATACGTTTTTTGCAAAGATGATTTGAATAGTCCCACCACCGAAAACACACAAAAAAGAGGAACAAAAATAGACAAGTACTGGAATAAAATtgtagaaaatgaaaagttGAGACATAATTCGGGTCATAacattaacaaaaataggAAAATATCTAGCGAAGGacctaaaaaaaataaaaaaaatgatagcATTAGTAAGGGTAGTAATATGACCAATGGAATAGTAACAAgtttggaaaaaaaaagaattgttaaagaaaataaaattaagttGAAGTACATTAAAGAAATGCTAAAATGTGAAAGAGTATTTAAAGTGCGTGAAAATTTGTTAAGTAATATGGGATTTATTAATAGAACCTCTCAAAGTGATACACGTATTAACAATAGTggcaaaataaatgtatacGAGAAACAGTCAAAGAAAGAAAGATGtcgaaatataattaattatttaaaaaaaatatatatcactataaattttaacaCTTCTGTACTGTTGGAATATAATGGGTATTCTTATATATCAACaagtatttataaaatatttacaaaaatatatataaattatgaaagTGCTTACATTAGGCTtgcaaatatttatataagaaataaaaattatgcaaAAGCTAAGGATGTAATAGCTAAAGGactaaaatataataataactcAGTccaattaaatttattaaaagtatatttacatattaaaagaaaacatTATGATTATAGCATATATTCATTGGataagttaaaaaaatcaaaacaaaacaaaaacaatgattttatcaaaaatgaAAACGAAAAAGATGATAATCTTCAGAACGAAAATTCTTCAGCAGACAcattaataaatacatatttagctataattaaattttacaaaataaaggaTTGTAAAAGTAAATCAGAAAAAAcgtttttattaaatgaaatatataatttaataaatatattaacagaaaataataaaaataatttttatatagcGAATTTAATATCTGTTTTGTtaagtataaataataattatgaagtATCATGTGAATCTTTTCAATGTTTAATAGATTcctataataaattatcatatttttatatttcaagtttaaaaaatttagttCTACATATGTTTAATCATATaattagaaataataatataataaataataaattatttgtaaataagctaaatttattttttaatttaactATCAAAAATGGAGTTAGcgataaaaaattttatttatgttattcaaattttttacatatattagaTAGATATGAAGAatctataaatttattatatgaagcTTATCAAAAATGGCCATATGATATATCCTTATTAAATACCCTTATAATCTGTATTGATTCATGTGTTTCAAAGTATTTAAGCTCAGATTATgttgatttaaaaaatatattatttatgaaggatttaatttatttttccttttatataatatacacaCTATTACATTTCAAGCATTTCGCAATGCATTCGACACTCATTTCATCTG ataataaatttaactATTACAAAGAAGATGATTACAtaattgaaataaaaaagaaggaTTTGGAAAATATCGCAAGCCGAAAGTATTTAATAATGGCgtataaaaaattcgatgaaaaaataaatcctTACATTGAAAGCAGTCTACCAAGTATGttaaagcaaaaaaaaatgcttcatttgagaaaaataaatatacacaaaaaaatatatgaagaaaaaaaaagaaagcaAATGAGCTTTAtgaataaaacaaaacGTCAGGAATCTCTACATGAAGAATTGTTAAAGGATGTAAATGATTTGAGTTATCACCTGTCTGGCCAGGTAGAAATTAATAAAGACGATGAAGAGAATAAGCTAGCTAATATCGAATTTAGCAATAATGAGCCtaatatggaaaaaaatttaatgaaaaatgctGCAAATggcaaaaaatattatgatgaTGATGCCGAAGCTGAGGGTTCGTCTTCTGATAGTTCGGACTTGTTTGAGGAAAAAAaaccaaaaaaaagaaaaattgaCACTGACAAATAA
- a CDS encoding ribosome production factor 1, putative, which translates to MKGKINKKEKKKLRYMTKDKQLTIGEIEKIDINKYKEISRFSVKNKNKRNALKGKAYLKKLILRKQKKEDIENKKSLNIPIEKKIPRSIDQLAIFDESKINNENENFLLSEKYIDEFSDYFKNNKEPNIIITSIKRPSKNTILFMKELTLTFPHIFYEPRLDHSLDFLFKNAIQNDFSTFILIEEGIDKHPKYMFISTLPNGPTSKYSLTNIMYAHKKNADIEITTLPPEVYITNFNTFIGERIKRQLHTLVPFTPNYKGQKVVVFYNQRDFIFFRHFKYNFVDKKKCSLYEIGPGFTLQLLSLKDGLINDKEKMYEFILRPDMRVNRKKMYL; encoded by the exons atgaaggggaaaataaataagaaggaaaaaaagaagCTTCGGTATATGACCAAAGATAAACAGCTAACAATAGgagaaattgaaaaaattgatataaataaatataaagaaatatcaCGATTTTCtgttaaaaataagaataagAGAAATGCTTTAAAAGGAAAAGcatatttgaaaaagttAATTCTacgaaaacaaaaaaaagaagatatagaaaataaaaagtcattaaatattccaatagaaaaaaaaataccaaGGAGTATAGATCAATTGGCAATATTTGATGAaagtaaaattaataatgaaaatgagaattttttattaagtgaaaaatatatagatgaATTTAgtgattattttaaaaataataaagaaccaaatattattattacatcaATAAAAAGACCAtctaaaaatacaatattatttatgaaagAATTAACATTAACATTTccacacattttttatgagcCAAGATTAGATCATAGTTTAGATttcttatttaaaaatgctatacaaaatgatttttctacatttatattaatagaaGAAGGAATAGATAAGCAcccaaaatatatgtttatatctACTTTACCTAATGGACCAACATCTAAATATTCTTTaacaaatattatgtatgctcataaaaaaaatgcagaCATTGAAATTACAACATTACCTCCTgaagtatatataacaaattttaatactTTTATTGGAGAACGAATAAAAAGACAATTACATACTCTTGTACCTTTTACTCCAAACTATAAAGGTCAAAAAGTTGTagttttttataatcagagagattttatttttttcaggCATTTTAA ATACAACTTTGTtgataaaaagaaatgcTCGCTATATGAAATTGGGCCTGGATTTACATTACAGCTACTTAGTCTTAag gaTGGACTAATTaatgataaagaaaaaatgtatgaatttattttgagACCTGATATGAGAGTTAATAGGAAGAAAATGTATTtgtaa
- a CDS encoding dynein intermediate chain, putative, giving the protein MKSNLLEKKKKKKIQGLNEVKGDESKVTENTKKKTDALNNKNDTVTRLLFPKNPRAFKNLVEFSFQNDQFVSIDNIDHTIFHLDIKSHIVLKESDEGKKQIELIREKIKNSSTFTVLKDNDCIYHKPQNCFDYINRYTQTVPISFKDASTKTEPQKINEICDTACQSIIYDAYLEEFLRLSNEKIKAEKGSYNDKKEDEEKEKKSNFNSEMNFEGCRNEEGKFDESSTSYSDDDETEGAIFYSSSESENNSFISNEGEYNDSIKCSNQDKSDKTDDTDHEEKEDELTDEEENEMEENDNIEEEGKDGMTDNSKDMVSKNNEQIDKDGECEKKIDNQFYIDNKKKKEKKYKKKNRRTFKWKT; this is encoded by the exons atgaaATCAAATTtgttagaaaaaaaaaagaaaaaaaaaatccaaGGGTTAAATGAGGTAAAGGGCGATGAATCCAAAGTCACAGaaaatactaaaaaaaaaacggatgctctaaataat aaaaatgaTACGGTTACAAGACTTTTATTCCCTAAAAACCCAAGAGCATTCAAAAATTTAGTTGAGTTTTCCTTCCAGAATGATCAGTTTGTATCCATTGATAATATCGACCATACGATATTTCATTTGGATATTAAATC CCATATAGTACTCAAAGAAAGTGACGAGgggaaaaaacaaatagaaCTAATAagggaaaaaattaaaaattcaagTACATTTACAGTACTAAAAGACAATG ATTGTATATACCACAAACCCCAAAACTGTTTCGACTATATTAATAGATATACCCAAACTGTCCCAATATCATTTAA ggATGCATCAACTAAAACGGAAcctcaaaaaataaatgagaTATGTGACACTG cATGCCAATCGATAATTTACGATGCATATCTTGAAGAATTCCTACGTCTAtctaatgaaaaaattaaagca GAAAAGGGATCgtataatgataaaaaggAGGACgaagaaaaagagaaaaagaGCAACTTTAATAGTGAAATGAATTTTGAAGGATGTAGAAATGAAGAAGGAAAATTTGATGAGAGCTCAACTAGCTATTCTGATGATGATGAAACAGAAGgagctattttttattcaagtagtgaaagtgaaaataattcatttattagTAATGAAGGTGAGTATAACGATAGTATAAAATGTAGTAACCAGGATAAAAGCGATAAAACAGATGATACCGACCAcgaagaaaaagaagatgAATTAACTGATGAAGAGGAAAATGAAAtggaagaaaatgataatattgaGGAAGAAGGAAAAGATGGTATGACTGATAATTCAAAGGATATGGTatctaaaaataatgaacaaATTGATAAGGATGGAGagtgtgaaaaaaaaatagacaaccaattttatattgacaataaaaaaaaaaaagaaaaaaaatataaaaaaaaaaatagaagaaCCTTCAAATGGAAAACATga
- a CDS encoding dynein intermediate chain, putative, with protein sequence MYKKRFLKTLKIMDRIYNKNNEEDIYLCYKNKNNKNILTKLWEFTLNSCQFTVTDIKFHPFYEDLFAISFKSNDIKTNMGILCCFTFKNTKNPEHLIKTNFHIYSIEWSNTNNSIIIIGLSNGSICIYDLNKKKNERLIFESNLKNIYNRDIISQIYFHKQNKTFYSVSYDGNIYYWKYNSKFTTGEKLLTLKKNMNDFDGALNSTHTQSITCIDFNPFKTNMFLIGTNNGTIYLYSSAYSDNYLSLYNEHTMSINSISYNKFKKNIFISSSYDWTIRIWDQNRTSSLIVFDTKECIYDVKWSPFLSTCFFVISSNNCGHLHIYDLSVDINKAITTEVITKKKKLRKLSINNFNDVILIGEENGVVYTYKVSYNFNQTYMDYLKGKISYSFQNELMDIFLGKVK encoded by the exons atgtataaaaaaagatttttaaaaacattaaaaataatggatagaatatataataaaaataatgaagaagacatatatttatgttataaaaataaaaataataaaaatattttaacaaaattatggGAATTTACATTAAATTCATGTCAATTTACAGTTACTGATATAAAATTTCATCCATTTTATGAAGACCTATTTGctatatcatttaaaagtaatgatataaaaacaaatatggGAATACTATGCTGTtttacatttaaaaatacaaaaaaccCTGAGCATTtgataaaaacaaattttcatatatattctatAGAATGGTCAAACACAAATAATTcgataataattattggCTTGTCTAATGGGagtatatgtatatatgatttaaataaaaagaaaaatgaaagattaatatttgaaagtaatttaaaaaatatatataatagagATATTATTTCTCAGATTTATTTccataaacaaaataaaacattttattcTGTCTCATATGatggaaatatttattattggaAATATAATAGTAAATTTACAACAggagaaaaattattaacattaaaaaaaaatatgaatgatTTTGATGGTGCATTAAATAGTACACATACACAATCTATTACATGTATCGACTTTAATCCGTTTAAAACTAACATGTTTTTAATAGGAACAAATAATGGaactatttatttatattcatctGCATATTCagataattatttaagtCTCTATAATGAACATACTATGTCTATCAATTCTATTTCTTACAACAAGTTTAAGaaaaacattttcatttCCTCATCCTATGATTGGACAATCCGAATTTGGGACCAAAATCGAACCTCCTCCTTGATCGTGTTTGATACAAAAGAG tGCATATATGATGTCAAATGGTCCCCCTTTTTATCAAcatgtttttttgtaattagCTCAAACAATTGCGGACACCTTCATATTTATGACTTAAGTGTTGATATTAATAAAGCAATAACTACCGAAgtaattacaaaaaaaaaaaaattaagaaagTTATCtattaacaattttaatgatGTTATATTAATAGGAGAAGAGAATGGAgttgtatatacatacaaagtatcttacaattttaatcaAACATATATGGATTATTTAAAGGGAAAGATTAGCTATTCCTTTCAAAATGAACTtatggatatatttttagggaaggttaaataa